CGTGGAACTCGACCACCAGCTGACCGGCGGGATCGGCCACGGCGCTGGTCACCGTGATGTCGACGAAGAACTTGCCGCAGTCGCTCGGGGTGGTGCCCGGAGGGCAGGCCTCGTACTCGCCGGTGGAGAGCAGGTAGCCGGTGGAGTGGTTCTGCCCCACACCCGTCCCGACGGTCGAGCCGGTGTGGCAGACCTTGCAGGACTCCTCCTCGTCGCCGCTCCAGGGGGCGTTCGGCGTCGGATCGAAGGTCATCACCTTGTAGTGCGCCTGGGCGGCGTCGGAGTCGTGGCAGCCACGGCAGGCGTGGCGGTCCGGCTCGGTCAGGAAGCTGCCGCTGGTGGTGGCGGTCGGGTGGCAGGTCTCGCAGTTGCGGATGTCCTGGGTGAACTCGATGTCCCAGTTCCGCCCCTTCACCAGGTCGTTGTAGGCGACGGTCTCGTTCGGGTAGGTCAGGTTCTGTCCGTTGTGGATGGCGTGGACCCGGCGGGAGATGGGCACGCCGCCCGCCCAGGGGATGACCTCCCCGGCGGTCTGGTCCTTGCCGTCGCGGACGACGACGCTGGTGCCGTCGGAGCAGGAGATGGTCTTGGTGCCGTCGCCGTTGTCGGCCACGCTGCAGGTGGCGCCCGCGCCGTCCCGCAGGGTGATCACCGTCCCGTCGCAGTTCACGTCGTAGGTGCCGTCACCGTTGTCGGTGAGGGTGCAGGGGGTCCCGGGGTCCCCGACCTGACCGGCCGCTCCGGCCGGGCCGGCGGGGCCCTCGCAGGCAGTCGAGAAGAGGAAGAGACCGGCGAGGAAGACGCGAAGGGTCGCGCGCATGACAGTACCCTCTGATGTGCTGGTGGGAGAGCGAGGACCGCACCCCGCATACCACCAGCCAACCGCCGATCCAACCGGTTGTTTACGACGCTCTACGACCCTCTGGACGCACGAAGCCCGCCACACCGGCCGGCGGTGTGACGGGCTCCATGGCCCCCCCGCGGGGGCGGGCTCGAGGCCCGCCCCGTGTGGGTGGAGTCGCCTACTCGAAGAAGGAGGCGATCACGGCGGCGATCTGCTCGAGGAGGCTGGTGTCCTCGACCCGATAGCCGTTCGACGCGAAGTGCTGGTTGAGCGCCAGCAGCCCGTTGGCGTCGTCCTCGTTGATCAGCTCGGCGCGGTGGCAGCCGCCGCAGGCGCGGGCGCCGGGGCCGACGATCACCGAGGGCACGTCGCCGATGGCGCGATCGACGTTCCAGGTGTCGGAGCCGGAGAGGAGGCCGCCCATCGACTTCGCCTGATCCGGGACATCGTAGGTGCCCGGGTTGTGGCAGGCCTCGCAGCCCTTCGCGGTGAAGGTCGGGATGGTGTGCTCGATGTGCAGCTCGTAGCGCATCTTCTCGACCGGATCGGTGAAGTCGACGTCGCCGGAGTCGAAGGCCTGGAAGTTGTGGATCGCATGGGCGTAGGAGTCGATCGACCGCGACTGCATCTCGAGGTGCGAGCCGCCGCTCTTCGTGATGTGGCACATCCGGCAGACGACGACGCTGCCGCCCCGGTCAGCCGAGTGGAAGGTCGTGGCCAGCTGGTCGTGGCAGCTGTTGCACTTGGCCACATCGACGATGGGCTCGAAGTGCCCGTCGTCGAAGGCGTTCGCCGCGAAGTCGAAGGTCCGCGAGACCGCGTCGGTGCCCAGCACGACGTCGTCCTCCGGCGTGCAGGTGTTGGTGGTGCCCGAGCAGTACTCGCCGCGAGAGCAGGAGGCCGTGCAGGTTCCGAGGTTGAGGTCCTTCTCACCCACGGGCTGGATGAGCGCCGGCATCACGCCCACCTCGGCCCGCAGCACGGTGCCGTCGGTGAGCTCGGTGGCCCACATCGAGAGATCGACGTCGATCGCCCAGGTGCCGTCACCGGTGCTGCCGTCGTCGGTGACGGTGAGGCGCGGGTTGGTCTCCACGCCGTCGATGACGAACTCGAGGAGGCGGTTGCGGCTCGAGTCACGCTCATGCGGCCCCACGATGAAGTCCTTGGTCTCCCAGCCGTAGAGGCCAACCATGATCGTCGGGGTGATGTCCGCGACGCCCAGGGACGAGGTCGAGGCGGCATCCTCGGTGGCGCTGATGGCGATCGAGAGCACGTTCGTGGTCGCGTTGTAGGAGACGGTGTCCACTGTGGTGACGAACATCTCGGCCCACTTCACGTCGGGCGCCTGGTAGATGATCTGGTTGTAGCCGGAGTGGATCTCCGCGAAGGTCGGGGTCAACGCGCCGCCGGTGTGGCAGGTCGGGCAGGCGGTGGCGTAGGGCTCGCGGTGCGCGGCCGTGTTCGACATCAGGGTCTCGAGAGCGAGATCGGCGGTGCCGTACTGAGCGCTACCGGTCACCGGGTGGCAGCTCTTGCAGGTCGTGATGTTGAAGTTCGCCGGCGAGGTGATGTCGGTCAGGAAGCCCTCGTGGCAGGTGGCGCAGTTCGCCATCGACGCCGGATAGGGGAACTCCATGGCGTGGGCCATGTGGGTGTCGTTCATCACGTTCGCGGTGTAGGCGTACTTCGCCTCCTCGGCCGCGGTCAGCGGAGTCGTGTCGAGCTGGGTGAAGCGGAGGGGATCGTCGACCAGGACCTGCCAGTCCTCGTGCCCGCCCGCCCGGTTGTCGTAGTGGCAGAAGCGGCAGGAGTCGAAGTCCTCGAGGCCGGTGACGACCGCGTCCCGGTAGCCGTGCTTCATGTAGGGGGCGCCGTGGCACTTCTCGCAGCCGGAGACCTTGGCCTTGGTGTTGCCGACGGTGTCGGTGGCCCAGGTGCCGAAGGTGAGGGCCGCGCTGGCGACGTCGGCGTAGAGCCCGACGTGACCGCCGGCGGCGTCGTCGAGCCGCTCGGTGCCCACATAGCCATAGACGGCCGCGTTCGAGGCGTCGATCGCGTAGGTCTTGTTCAGGGAGACCGCGGTGTACTGACCCGGAGTGGCGGTAGGGGCGATGGTCCCGAAGGAGATCGGGTTCACGTACTGACCGCCGGTGTACTCCAGGCCCATGAAGCGCTTCTGACCCAGGCCGGGCAGGCCGGCGGCGTCCACGTAGGGCAGGCCGTTCAGGGTGACGGTGAAGGTCAGGGTGTTGTCCCAGTTGGCGCCGTTGGCGACGCTGGTCACCGAGTCCAGGGTCAGCTCGAGGTTGCCGCCCTTGGAGTCCAGGTAGTCGGCGTAGACGGCCTGGTGCCTGGCGCCGGCGCCCTTGTGGCAGGTGGCGCAGGCCTCGACGTCAACGTCGGCGGGGTCGAGGACGGTGCCGTCCTGTACGACCGCGGTGGTGCCGTCGTCGCAGGTGATGGTCTTGGTGCCGTCCAGGTTGTCCACGACGGTGCAGGAGCCGCCCTGCTGACCGACCTGGCCGTCGGAGACGGTCACGACGTTGCCGTCGCAGTTGATGTCGTAGGTGCCGTCACCGTTGTCAGTGGCGGTGCACCCGATACCGGGGTCGCCCACGGGACCCTGCTCGCCGGCGGGACCGGCGGGGCCTTCGCAGGCGGAGAGGAGGAAGATGGATGCAGAGACGAGAAGGAGGCGCACGGGAGCACGCATGGCGAAGCCCTCCGGTTAGCATTGGGCGCTCACGAGGTCCGAGGATCGGAACGGCCGAGCGACTCCTCTCCACCGCAAGTTCCGTACCCTGGGGCGATTTCACACACCCCATGGTCACCCCTGGATTTACTGTGGCCACATGACCCACCCCGACCCCATGACGCGATGAGCCGTTAGATTTGCACCACCCCTCGCACCATTTGCGGGGAGCAGGGTGTGGTGCCCCGTCAAGACGGCGTCAACCAAAGAGAAGCGCCGCCACGGCCAGGCCGGGACGGCGCTCCAACGGTTCCTCTGGACCCTCCTGGGGTCCCCGTATTCGATCAGTCGCGGCGGCGCAGGGCGAAGCCGGCCAGGCCGATGAGCAGCAGGCCCAGGAGGCTGGCGCCGTTGCCGGAGGCGCTGGAGCACCCCACGGGGCTGGGCTCACCGTCGGCGACGATGGTGGTCTTCCAGGTCGAGCGGGCGTTCATCTCGCGGGTGACCCGGTCCTCCCAGACCGTCTCGGCGGTGACCTCGATCTCGTAGTTGCCCGGGACGTCGGGGGTGAAGCTCACGACCTTGTCGGCCAGGTAGTGGTACTCGAAGGGGGTCGAGACGGTCACGGTGCCCTTGGGGTTCTCCACGATGGCGCGGGAGCCGCTCGGGGCGCTGGTCACGGTCCAGGTGTAGCGCACGGCCTCGTTGGTGCGGTTGGTGAAGA
This is a stretch of genomic DNA from Deltaproteobacteria bacterium. It encodes these proteins:
- a CDS encoding MYXO-CTERM sorting domain-containing protein, with amino-acid sequence FTNRTNEAVRYTWTVTSAPSGSRAIVENPKGTVTVSTPFEYHYLADKVVSFTPDVPGNYEIEVTAETVWEDRVTREMNARSTWKTTIVADGEPSPVGCSSASGNGASLLGLLLIGLAGFALRRRD